Part of the Prionailurus bengalensis isolate Pbe53 chromosome B3, Fcat_Pben_1.1_paternal_pri, whole genome shotgun sequence genome is shown below.
gcataagagactcttaaaaactgagaacaggggcgcctgggtggcgcagtcggttgagcgtccgacttcagccaggtcacgatctcgcggtccgtgagttcgagccccgcgtcaggctctgggctgatggctcggagcctggagcctgtttccgattctgtgtctccctctctctctgcccctcccctgttcatgctctgtctctctctgtcccaaaaataaataaaaacgttgaaaaaaaataaaaataaaaaaaaaaacaactgagaacaaactgagggctgatggggggtgggagggaggggagggtgggtgatgggtattgaggagggcaccttttggggtgagcactgggtgttgtatggaaaccaatttgacaataaacttcagatattgaaaaataaataaataaataaataaataaaacacaaaaaataaaatattcacagaagTATAAGTGGTATATACTCTTTCAGAAACAATGGCATCTGTAATATAACTTAAGACCCATACTAGCTCCCAAATCAGAGAACTTGACAGAACAGGGAAGGATTAGTGTTTAgttttgcaaagaaaaagaataacctgaaaaatattttccaacctTTAGCAGTTTTGTTATTGCGTGACCATTTTGTATTTGGTTGATTTTATGATTTTGAGACATTAACATTTCTATTTATCTTTCAGGTTTTTAGAACGACTATTTGAGCgacacataaaacaaaataaacatcatttgGAGGAGGTTTGTCTTTCTTCAGACATTCATTAGAAAAATTCTAATATAGAAAGAATTTTGAAGTTTTTCCATAGCCTCAAAGAATGCATTAAAAACAAGAGCGGTTTTGCCCTTGTACCTTTTGTGTgcgtggcgggggcggggagcgTGCGTGAAGTAAGTATTAATCCTGCTGAGATTAACAGCACTGCCCACAAAAGTAGTTCAGTGTGACTAGCTCAGCTAATGTCATTATTCTTGTCTTAATCCTAGGGAAAAATGCGCCACCTGCTGCGTATCCTGAAGGTGGACTTAGGCTGCACATCCAAGGAAAACTTAGTAAAGCTAGATGATGTCGATATGCTGAATTTACTGGGTTTTGAACAGGCTGAGGACTCAGAAGAAAATGATCATAAAAGTAACCATGATGCCACAATTCAACAGGAGCGTCAGCAATACCAAAAAGCTTTGGATATGTTACTATCTGTACCAAAGGGTGAGAACGAGAAACTCTCCTCACCGGATGAATTTTTCCTGCCCGTCTACAAATCGAAGTATTCAGAAGGGGTTATAATTCAACAAGTGAATGATGAAGCAAATCCCGGACCTTcaatttcagatgaaaaaaattcaagtgtCTCAGACAGTTTAACAGACCAAGAAACCTCTGTGAATGTCATTGAAGGCGACAGTGACACTGAAAAGGTGGAGACCTCGAATGAATTATGTTGTCTGAGGCCGGAACTCTCCCCGTCCCTTCAGCTTCACGGTGTCCAAGGTGACAACAGTCGTGACATGGAAGGACCAACTCTTAAAATCATGGAAATGAGCATTGAGGATTGCCCTTTGGATATTTGATCTTCATTAATAAATATCCCAAATGACCAATCATCCAGTGttccttttctcccatttttttctcctttatatattAAGATTTCTGTATTTGCTTTCTGTGCTCCAtaataaattaccataaatttagcAGCATCAAACTACACACATGTATTATTTATCCCACAATGGGTGTGGATCAAGAGTCTACACAACTTAGACGTGCCTGCTCTGGGTCTCTCAAGGCTACAATTCAGGCGTCAGTTGGGCCTGTGGGCTAATTTGGAGGCTTGACTGGGGCGAGAATCTGCTTCAAATTCCTTtcagttgttggcagaattcctTCCCCTTTGGCCATCAGCTGccctcagcttctagaggctgtccACCGTTCCCTCCCACGCGGCCCCCTCTGCAGGCAGCTCACAACGTGGCTGCTTGCTTCTTTAAGGCTAACGGGAGAGAGACTGCTAGTGAGATAGAGCCCATATCAACGATGCAACCACAGGAATGACCTGCCATCATTAGAAGGAAGTCATAGGTGCTGCCCACACTTGAGGGGTGCAGATATTATACACGGCTATGGAAGGTGAGAATCACTGTGGTCTCCCTAGGATCTGTTGGCCCCAATTTCTAAAGTTGCTTTTCGGGGGAGCGTGTTTCACCCAGACCTAAGTGATTTTGTATGCAGTGGGAAATGGTTTATGATCTGGCATGGATCTCGAAACATTAAGCCTGGTCTCtaatctctttaatttcttctttgtcacTTTCCTGCAGTATCTAAAGCTTCAAGGACTTTCTAGTTATCAGTGAACTAGAACAGTGTGTCATCTATGTGAAAAAGTGTCCCTTCTTACGAGGGCAAACATTCTATCAACCTAGTCTGATACTCTCCTCTCGCTTTTGTACCCACGAGTGGGGATCTTGGCTATTAAGATCTGCCTCAGAAGACTTAcctctattcatgtcttttcagCCGCTTACAATAATGTAACTGAATAATGATAACCcagatgttcttttctttctttctttctttctttttttttttttttttttttttacgtttattcagttttaagagacagagcacacgcacaggagcagcagagagggagacagaatccgaagcaggctccagccacggagctgtcagcgcagagcccgaagcggggctcaaacccacgaaccgtgagatcgtgacctgaatcgaagttggccccttaaccaaccgagccactcaggcgccccaatcgCCCAGATGTTCTAAAAACTTAGCACCGGCCTCTAAGCATCCTGGTCTTTAACTCGGGCTTTTATCATCCCCTGTCCAGACCAGTGTTTCCACAAAGGTAGTGCACACCACTGAGGTATTCGAGCTGATTTCTGGTGCCACGTGGGTGACAGGTCTGTCTCGCTCATGGGAAGCTGTCACCGCTGTGTTCACGATTCAGGCTCAGGGACAAGCTGCAAAGTGCAACCCGGTGGGGCTGAGCACCCAACCCACTTCCCCCTAGTGTCTTATGCCTCCCCCTCAGCTCCCACCTGTGCAGTTCTTCCCCTTAACCTTCTGAGCGACACCTCTCTTTCCCATCCCACAGTCCTCTTCGACCTCCTGAAATAATCCTCAACCCTAGGCTTGGCTCCCAGC
Proteins encoded:
- the SPATA7 gene encoding spermatogenesis-associated protein 7 isoform X4 produces the protein MNGSRRVRATSVLPRYGSPCLFKGHLSTKSNAFCTDSSSLRLSTLHLVKNHMAVHYNKILSAKAAVDCSVPLSMSASIKYADQQRREKLKKELARCEKELKLNKTAVPANSKNNSKSLFTTLQKASNCMTYDTKGKITPLPLQGHDLPWDEIKGGTFQCSSPRAVCQYSLQFPPERKLHSDEEELLYLSFIEDVTDEILKLGLFSNRFLERLFERHIKQNKHHLEEGKMRHLLRILKVDLGCTSKENLVKLDDVDMLNLLGFEQAEDSEENDHKSNHDATIQQERQQYQKALDMLLSVPKGENEKLSSPDEFFLPVYKSKYSEGVIIQQVNDEANPGPSISDEKNSSVSDSLTDQETSVNVIEGDSDTEKVETSNELCCLRPELSPSLQLHGVQGDNSRDMEGPTLKIMEMSIEDCPLDI